A region from the Sulfurimonas sp. genome encodes:
- a CDS encoding cytochrome C, with the protein MSKMIKIALAALVMLTMSATTLNADVAKGQKLYLKKLKGACGMNGAKMATKHSQAEWEDVKGNLAEEIKSICPKVKDSALKEKYLQHYFDFFYEYANDSGNVPSC; encoded by the coding sequence ATGTCAAAAATGATTAAAATCGCTTTAGCAGCATTAGTTATGTTAACTATGAGTGCTACAACACTAAACGCAGACGTTGCAAAAGGTCAAAAACTATACCTTAAAAAATTAAAAGGTGCTTGTGGTATGAACGGTGCTAAAATGGCTACTAAACACTCTCAAGCTGAGTGGGAAGATGTTAAAGGAAACTTAGCAGAAGAGATCAAAAGTATTTGTCCAAAAGTTAAAGATAGCGCTTTAAAAGAAAAATATTTACAACACTACTTTGACTTTTTCTATGAGTATGCTAACGACAGTGGTAACGTTCCATCTTGTTAA
- the fliI gene encoding flagellar protein export ATPase FliI, translating to MPFSSLKEKLSSVNHSTHFGEVVKINATVITATGLNVSISDMVRIISNYTGQETVGMVTEIDGRTFYITPFRFVEGFRAGDKVYLDSNGLNIDVGDGLIGRVVNPFMQPIDGKGPIKNTKLAPIIKDPIPAMKRGMIDEVFSVGVKTIDGILTCGKGQKLGIFAGSGVGKSTLMGMIVRGADAPVKVVALIGERGREVPEFIEKNLGGDLTNTVIIVATSDDSPLMRKYGAFSAMSVAEYFKDKGQDVLFIMDSVTRFAMAQREIGLALGEPPTSKGYPPSSLTLLPQLMERAGKEAGKGSITAFFTVLIEGDDMGDPIADQSRSILDGHIVLSRELTDFGIYPPIHILNSASRVMNDIVTTEHMDAVMKFRRMYTLLKENEMLIRIGAYTKGTDPELDEAINKKDAMEQFLKQRSDDIVPYDQTVEEITGIIKS from the coding sequence ATGCCGTTTAGTTCCCTAAAAGAAAAACTATCATCTGTTAATCACTCAACACATTTTGGTGAAGTAGTTAAAATAAATGCTACGGTTATTACTGCAACTGGACTAAATGTAAGCATATCCGATATGGTAAGAATTATATCAAACTATACAGGGCAAGAGACGGTTGGTATGGTAACTGAGATTGATGGCAGGACTTTTTATATAACCCCGTTTCGTTTCGTTGAAGGCTTTCGTGCTGGTGATAAAGTATATTTAGATTCCAACGGTTTAAATATAGATGTAGGTGATGGTCTTATAGGACGTGTTGTAAATCCGTTTATGCAGCCTATAGACGGTAAGGGACCTATAAAGAATACCAAATTAGCTCCTATTATAAAAGACCCTATTCCTGCTATGAAACGTGGGATGATCGATGAAGTATTCAGCGTAGGTGTAAAAACTATAGATGGAATTCTAACTTGCGGAAAAGGTCAAAAACTTGGTATTTTTGCAGGAAGCGGGGTAGGGAAATCAACTCTGATGGGGATGATAGTTCGTGGTGCAGATGCGCCTGTTAAAGTTGTAGCACTTATCGGTGAGCGTGGGCGTGAGGTTCCTGAGTTTATAGAAAAAAATCTTGGTGGAGATCTTACAAATACAGTTATCATTGTAGCTACAAGTGATGATTCACCACTTATGCGTAAATATGGTGCATTTTCAGCTATGAGTGTTGCAGAGTATTTTAAAGATAAAGGGCAAGACGTTTTATTTATTATGGATTCTGTAACAAGGTTTGCCATGGCTCAGCGTGAGATTGGTCTGGCTTTGGGTGAGCCACCTACATCAAAAGGTTATCCACCATCGTCTCTAACACTTTTACCACAGTTAATGGAGCGTGCAGGAAAAGAAGCAGGCAAGGGTAGTATTACTGCATTTTTTACGGTACTTATTGAGGGTGATGATATGGGTGACCCAATAGCTGATCAGAGTAGGTCTATTTTAGATGGTCATATAGTGCTATCACGTGAGCTTACAGACTTTGGTATATATCCACCTATTCATATACTAAACTCTGCTTCTAGGGTTATGAATGACATCGTGACAACAGAGCATATGGATGCAGTTATGAAGTTTAGAAGAATGTATACCCTTTTAAAAGAAAATGAGATGTTAATCCGTATTGGTGCATATACTAAAGGTACTGACCCTGAGTTAGATGAAGCAATAAATAAAAAAGATGCAATGGAGCAGTTTTTAAAACAGCGTTCAGATGATATAGTACCTTATGATCAAACGGTTGAAGAGATTACAGGTATAATCAAAAGCTGA
- the folE gene encoding GTP cyclohydrolase I FolE: MSDSKDIQFENAVKTMMEHVGEDPNREGLLDTPKRVRKAYEFIYGGYKEDPKEILESAMFSTSNDEMVLIKDIEFYSTCEHHLLPIIGRVHVAYIPDGKVVGLSKIPRVVNVFARRMQIQEQLTEQIADAIMETINPKGVAVVIQARHMCMEMRGVEKINSTTTSSALRGLFKKDEKTRSEFFSLINSPTGTRY, translated from the coding sequence GTGTCTGATAGTAAAGATATACAGTTTGAAAACGCCGTTAAAACCATGATGGAACATGTTGGAGAAGATCCTAATCGTGAAGGTCTATTAGATACTCCAAAACGTGTTAGAAAAGCATATGAATTTATTTATGGCGGATACAAAGAAGATCCAAAAGAGATACTTGAATCTGCTATGTTTTCAACAAGTAATGATGAGATGGTTCTAATAAAAGATATTGAGTTCTATTCAACTTGTGAACATCATCTATTACCGATAATAGGTCGTGTACATGTAGCTTATATTCCAGATGGAAAAGTTGTCGGTCTTTCAAAAATACCTCGCGTTGTAAATGTATTTGCTCGTCGTATGCAGATACAGGAGCAACTTACTGAGCAGATAGCTGATGCAATAATGGAGACAATAAATCCAAAAGGTGTAGCTGTTGTAATTCAGGCACGTCATATGTGTATGGAGATGCGTGGAGTTGAAAAGATTAACTCTACTACAACATCAAGCGCACTACGCGGATTATTTAAAAAAGATGAAAAAACAAGAAGCGAATTTTTCTCTTTAATAAACTCTCCAACCGGAACAAGATACTAA